Sequence from the Qipengyuania pelagi genome:
CTGCCCCCAATCGAGTGACAAGGGGCGAGAGCTGGTGCTTGTTTGAGGCTCAGTCGTCGAAACGGTTCGGCGCGGGATCGACCACCACGACCTGGCCATTGCGGATCTCACGCACTTCGAAGGCGCGTTCGATCACGCCGCTGCGTCCAAAGCGGAAGGGGCCGTCGAGACCCACGAAGCCGCCGCTGTCGCGCAATTGCGAAACCGGGAAATCGCGCCCCACGCGCCAGTCGCGCGCCACGCGCAGGGTCAGCAGCACGGCATCGTAGCCGAGCGTCGAAATACGATAGGGTTGAGCGCCGAAGCGCGCTTCGTAACTGTCCACGAAGCGGCGATAGCGATCGTCCGAGACAGCCGAGAAAATCGCGCCGCGCAGGGCAGACGCCCGCGTGACGGAGGCATCCCCGCTCCACAATTCGGTGCCGATGATGAGCGTGTTGCCAGCGCCTCCGGGCTTCACCCGGCCCGCCGCCTGGGTGGCGAGGCGCGCGCTGTCGGCGATCAGGAGCCCGCCGAAGCCGCCGCGCGCCACCAGCCTGTCCATGGCCGATACGACCGAGGTATTGCCGCGCGCATAGCTTTCGCTTCCGACCACGCGCCCACCGAAATCGGCGACGGCGGTCTGCAAGGCGGCTTCGGCGCGGCGCCCGTATTCGCCATCCGGCGCGACGACCGCGAAATCGCGCACACCCTTGGCTTCGCGCGCATATTCGACCGAGCGGCGGATCGACTGTTCGGGAATCTGCCCCATCACGAACACGTCGGGAGACGCGATGGCGGCATCGTTGGAGAACGAGATCAGCGGCACATCGGCTCGGCGGGCCTCGGACAGGACAGCGCCGACATTCTCGCCCATCAGCGGGCCGAGGATCAGCTTGTTGCCATCGGCCACCGCCCGGCG
This genomic interval carries:
- a CDS encoding penicillin-binding protein activator translates to MKTFAITRRLAMAAGSAALLGACSIIPRGADVPSRPIENAPLPEPTETGLPQDRDRHRIALLVPMSGENGAVGQSIANATTMAILDTNANNLRITAYDTAINPRDAARRAVADGNKLILGPLMGENVGAVLSEARRADVPLISFSNDAAIASPDVFVMGQIPEQSIRRSVEYAREAKGVRDFAVVAPDGEYGRRAEAALQTAVADFGGRVVGSESYARGNTSVVSAMDRLVARGGFGGLLIADSARLATQAAGRVKPGGAGNTLIIGTELWSGDASVTRASALRGAIFSAVSDDRYRRFVDSYEARFGAQPYRISTLGYDAVLLTLRVARDWRVGRDFPVSQLRDSGGFVGLDGPFRFGRSGVIERAFEVREIRNGQVVVVDPAPNRFDD